In Rhinopithecus roxellana isolate Shanxi Qingling chromosome 16, ASM756505v1, whole genome shotgun sequence, a single genomic region encodes these proteins:
- the SPAG8 gene encoding sperm-associated antigen 8 → METNESTEGSRSRSLDIQPSSEGLEPTSEPFPSSDDGPRSALAAATAAAAAAASAAAATAAFTTTKAAALSTKTPAPCSEFMEPSSDPSLLGEPCAGPSFTHNRAHGSLGFEPVYVSCIAQDPCSTTDHSSNSGVVPGSSSGPVLGSSSGAGHGSGSGSGPGHGSVPGSGSGPGCGSVPVSGSGPGPGSGPGHGSGSHPGPASGPGPGTGPDSELSPYIPPGFRNLGADRVPNYTSWSQHCPWEPQKQPPWEFLQVLEPGARGLWKPPDIKGKPTIHYETLPRGQCLLYNWEEERATNHLDQVPSVQDGSESFFFRHGHRGLLTMQLKSPMPRSTTQKDSYQPPGNVYWPLRGKREAMLEMLLQHQICKEVQAEQEPTRKLFEVESVTHHDYRMELVQSGTPAPTKPHDYRQEQPETFWIQRAPQLPGVSNIRTLDTPFRKNCSFSTPVPLSLGQLLPYEPENYPHQLGEISSLSCQGGRLGGGGGE, encoded by the exons ATGGAGACCAACGAGTCTACGGAGGGATCGCGGTCGCG ATCTTTAGACATACAGCCCAGCTCCGAAGGACTGGAGCCCACTTCGGAACCGTTTCCTTCTTCAGATGACGGTCCTAGGTCGGCCCTGGCAGCTGCAACCGCAGCAGCTGCAGCGGCTGCATCAGCTGCTGCAGCTACTGCAGCCTTCACCACCACCAAAGCAGCTGCATTATCTACAAAGACTCCAGCTCCCTGCTCTGAGTTCATGGAGCCATCCTCTGACCCCAGCCTTCTTGGGGAGCCCTGTGCGGGACCCAGCTTTACCCACAATAGAGCCCATGGGAGTCTTGGCTTTGAGCCCGTCTATGTTTCCTGTATTGCTCAGGACCCTTGCAGTACAACCGACCATAGTTCTAACTCTGGCGTTGTTCCAGGCTCTAGCTCTGGGCCTGTTCTTGGCTCCAGCTCAGGTGCTGGCCatggctctggctctggctctggtCCTGGTCATGGCTCTGTCCCTGGCTCTGGCTCTGGTCCGGGCTGTGGCTCTGTCCCTGTCTCTGGCTCTGGTCCTGGTCCTGGCTCTGGTCCTGGTCATGGCTCTGGCTCTCATCCTGGTCCTGCCTCTGGGCCTGGTCCAGGCACTGGCCCTGACTCTGAGCTTAGCCCCTATATTCCTCCAGGGTTCAGAAACCTGGGGGCAGATCGGGTCCCTAACTATACCTCCTGGAGTCAGCACTGCCCGTGGGAGCCCCAGAAACAACCACCTTGGGAATTTTTGCAAGTCTTAGAACCGGGTGCTCGAGGACTATGGAAACCCCCAGACATTAAAGGGAAGCCTACAATTCACTATGAAACATTGCCACGGGGCCAGTGCCTCCTCTACAACTGGGAGGAAGAG AGAGCCACCAACCACCTGGATCAAGTCCCAAGCGTGCAGGATGGCTCTGAGAGTTTTTTCTTCCGACACGGACACCGGGGACTGCTGACTATGCAACTAAAGTCACCCATGCCCCGCAGCACCACCCAGAAAGACTCCTACCAGCCACCAGGAAATGTCTATTGGCCACTTCGAG GGAAGCGTGAAGCCATGCTGGAGATGCTTCTGCAGCATCAGATCTG TAAAGAGGTACAGGCAGAACAGGAACCCACAAGGAAGCTCTTTGAGGTCGAGTCTGTGACACACCATGACTACCGAATGGAGCTGGTGCAATCAGGGACTCCTGCCCCAACAAAG CCTCACGACTACCGCCAGGAGCAGCCTGAGACCTTCTGGATACAGAGGGCACCACAGCTACCG GGTGTCAGTAACATCAGGACATTGGATACACCTTTCCGGAAGAACTGCAGCTTCTCAACACCAGTACCCCTGTCTCTGGGGCAACTTTTGCCCTATGAACCTGAGAATTACCCCCACCAATTGGGAGAAATCTCTTCCCTTTCCTGTCAGGGAGGAAGGCTGGGTGGTGGAGGGGGTGAATGA
- the HINT2 gene encoding histidine triad nucleotide-binding protein 2, mitochondrial encodes MAAVVVLAAGLRAARRAVAATGARGGQVRGAAGVTDGNEVAKAQQATPGGAAPTIFSRILDRSLPADILYEDQQCLVFRDVAPQAPVHFLVIPKKPIPRISQAEEEDQQLLGHLLLVAKKIAKAEGLGDGYRLVINDGKLGAQSVYHLHIHVLGGRQLQWPPG; translated from the exons ATGGCGGCAGTCGTGGTGCTGGCCGCCGGGTTGCGCGCGGCGCGCAGAGCCGTGGCGGCCACGGGGGCGCGCGGGGGGCAG GTCCGAGGAGCTGCAGGTGTGACTGATGGGAATGAAGTGGCCAAGGCCCAACAGGCAACTCCTGGGGGAGCAGCCCCAACCATCTTCTCCCGTATCCTGGACAGGAGCCTCCCAGCTGACATTCTTTATGAGGACCAGCAG TGTCTTGTGTTCCGTGATGTGGCCCCTCAGGCTCCTGTGCACTTCCTGGTCATTCCTAAGAAGCCCATTCCTCGGATTAGCCAGGCTGAAGAAGAAGACCAGCAG CTTCTAGGACACCTACTCCTTGTGGCCAAGAAGATAGCAAAGGCCGAGGGCCTGGGAGATGGATACCGACTTG TGATCAACGATGGGAAGCTGGGTGCACAATCTGTGTATCATCTGCACATTCATGTACTTGGGGGCCGGCAGCTCCAGTGGCCTCCAGGTTGA